The genomic region GTCCGTAATCATGCGAACAGCAATCCCGGAATCACGCGTTTGATTGCACAGGTTGTCGCAACGGAGATGGAATCGGCTTCGCGGCTGAAGCCGCTCCTACAAAAAGCAGTCCTGCAAGAGCTGCGAATCATTCCAGGAAAATCAACCACGCCGCGACCGCGATCAATGCGAAGCCCGCCCAGTGGTTCCATTTCAGCGACTGGTCCAGATAGGTCGACGAAAACACCGCGAACACCAGCAGCGTGATCACTTCCTGCATGCCCTTGAGCTGCGGCGCCGAATAGTACGTGCTGCCCCAGCGGTTGGCGGGCACCATCAACGTGTACTCGAACAGGGCGATACCCCAGCTCGCGGCGATGGCGACCACCAGCGGTGCGGTCTTGTATTTCAGGTGTCCGTACCAGGCGAAGGTCATGAAGACGTTCGAGCACAGCAGCAGGACGATGGGAACGAAGCGTTCGAGGGCGATGGGCATGGCGGCGCCGGTTATGGGGATCGTGCGATGATGCGTGGCGACGCCCCGGTTCGCCAAGACGCCGGCGCCGCGACAGGGAACATCCCGCTGTCCCGATGGTCAACCGGAGGACGCTTCCCGACGTTCCATCCTTTGGCCTGCCGATTCTTCCACCTGCCATCCCCAGACCCCCATGCCCCCATCCCGCAAGCGTTCCTTCTTTTCGCGTCGCATCCTGATCGTTGCGATCGCAATCGCCGCACTGGTCGCCGCGCTGTGGTTCTGGAAAGGTCGTGGCGGCGCCGACGAACAGCGTTTCCGCACGGCGAAGGTGGAGCAGGGCGACATCCGGGTCGCGATTTCGGCCACCGGTACGCTCAGCGCGCTGTCGACGGTGGACGTGGGCAGTGAAGTCTCCGGCAAGGTCACCGAAGTGTTGGCGGACTTCAATGACCGGGTGCGCAAGGGGCAGGTGATCGCCCGTATCGACCCAAGCACCTTCGAGGCCCAGATCGCGCAGGGCGACGCCACCATCGCCAGCGCCCGCGCCAACCTGCAGACGGCGCAGGCCACGCTGCGCAACGCCGAAGCCGATTACGGCCGTAAGGCCTCACTGGTACAGCAGAAGCTCATCGCGCGCGGCGATCTGGACCTGGCCCTGTCCGCGCGCGATCAGGCGCGTGCGCAGGTGGCCGCCGCCGAGGCGCAGATCCGCCAGCAGCAGGCGTCGACCCAGAATTTCCGGCTGAATCTCGGTCGCACCGTGATTCTTTCGCCGGTCGACGGCGTGGTGCTGAACCGTTCGGTCGAACCCGGCCAGACCGTCGCCGCCAGCCTGCAGGCGCCGGTGCTGTTCAAGATCGCCGAAGACCTGGTGCGGATGGAGATCGTGCTGGCGGTGGACGAATCCGACATCGGCCAGGTCAAGCAGGGGCAGACGGTGAGTTTCACCGTCGATGCGTTTCCCGATCGACAGTTCCGTGGCGAAGTCAGCCAGGTCCGGCTTTCGGCCACCAACACCAACAATGTCATCACCTATCCGGTGGTGGTGGCGGTCGACAACAGCGATGAAGTGCTGTTGCCGGGCATGACCACCAATGCCGAGATCGAAGTCAGCCGTCGCGACAATATCCTGAAGGCGCCGAACGCGGCGATGCGCTTCAAGCCGCCGGTCGAGGATCCGGCGGATGCGCAGACCCCGCAGCGCGGCAGCGGCATGACCGACGAGCTGCCGGGTATCGCGGCGACGCTGCAGTTGGATGCGACCCAGCAGGCCGCGTTCGATGCGGCGCTGACGAAAATGCGCGAACGTATCGCCGCACGCACCGCGACGCCGCCGCAGGGCCAGACCAGCGCTGGCCTGTTCGGCGGCCGTCCGCCCGGTGCGGGCGGCAACGCATCCGGCGCCAACGGCAATGCCAGCGGCGCGATGCGCCAGCGCACGCTGGAACGCTTGAACCAGCAGTTCGCGGAGTTCCGCGCCGCGTTGCGCGACCCGCAGCGGCAGCAGTGGGATGCGGCCGTCAACGCGCTGGTCGGTGCGCGCCGCGCGCCGGTGTATGTGCTTGCGGAAGGCAAACCGAAACAGGTGATGGTGCGCGTCGGCGCGTCCGACGGCAGCAGCACCGAGATCAACGGCGACCTGAAAGCCGGCGATGACCTCATCGTCGGCGTGCAGGCTGCGGAGCCCGGCAAGTGAGCGCAGTCCCGCGCGCCCGCCCGGCGCATCCGGTGATCGAGACCAGATCGCTCAGCAAGGTCTACGCCGCCGGTACCGAGGCCGAAGTGGTGGCGCTGAAGGACGTCGATCTGAAGATCGAACACGGCGAGTTCGTCGCGATCATGGGGCCGTCGGGTTCGGGCAAATCCACGCTGATGAATCTGATCGGCTGTCTCGACACGCCGACCTCCGGCACCTATCTGTGCGACGGCGTCGATGTCGCGACGCTCGATGCCGAGGAACGCGCCACGCTGCGCCGCGACAAGATCGGTTTCGTGTTCCAGGGCTTCAATCTGCTGTCGCGGATGAGTGCGCAGGACAATGTCGCGATGCCCTTGAGCTACGCGCGCGTGCCGCCGGCCGAGCGCAGGCAGCGTGCGGCCGAGGCGCTGACGGCGGTGGGTCTGGGCGAGCGCATGCGCCATCGTCCCAGCGAACTCTCCGGTGGCCAGCAGCAGCGCGTGGCGATCGCGCGCGCGCTGATCCACCGTCCGGCGATCCTGATGGCCGACGAACCCACCGGCGCACTGGATACGCGCACCGGGCAGGAAATCCTGGCGCTGTTCGAGCGCCTGCGCGGAGAGGGCCACACCATCATCCTGATCACACACGATGCCGAAGTGGCGGCGCACGCCGACCGCACCTGCGTGATGCGCGACGGCGAGTTGCACGATGGCGAGCCGCACGCGGAGTCCGCAGCATGAACACCGCGATCCACGATGCGTCGGTACGCGCACCCGGCGGCATGAGCCTGGTTGAAGTCTTGCGCACCGCGCTGTTCGCGCTGCGCGGCAATTGGTTGCGCA from Lysobacter sp. harbors:
- a CDS encoding DMT family protein, which produces MPIALERFVPIVLLLCSNVFMTFAWYGHLKYKTAPLVVAIAASWGIALFEYTLMVPANRWGSTYYSAPQLKGMQEVITLLVFAVFSSTYLDQSLKWNHWAGFALIAVAAWLIFLE
- a CDS encoding efflux RND transporter periplasmic adaptor subunit, which gives rise to MPPSRKRSFFSRRILIVAIAIAALVAALWFWKGRGGADEQRFRTAKVEQGDIRVAISATGTLSALSTVDVGSEVSGKVTEVLADFNDRVRKGQVIARIDPSTFEAQIAQGDATIASARANLQTAQATLRNAEADYGRKASLVQQKLIARGDLDLALSARDQARAQVAAAEAQIRQQQASTQNFRLNLGRTVILSPVDGVVLNRSVEPGQTVAASLQAPVLFKIAEDLVRMEIVLAVDESDIGQVKQGQTVSFTVDAFPDRQFRGEVSQVRLSATNTNNVITYPVVVAVDNSDEVLLPGMTTNAEIEVSRRDNILKAPNAAMRFKPPVEDPADAQTPQRGSGMTDELPGIAATLQLDATQQAAFDAALTKMRERIAARTATPPQGQTSAGLFGGRPPGAGGNASGANGNASGAMRQRTLERLNQQFAEFRAALRDPQRQQWDAAVNALVGARRAPVYVLAEGKPKQVMVRVGASDGSSTEINGDLKAGDDLIVGVQAAEPGK
- a CDS encoding ABC transporter ATP-binding protein, yielding MIETRSLSKVYAAGTEAEVVALKDVDLKIEHGEFVAIMGPSGSGKSTLMNLIGCLDTPTSGTYLCDGVDVATLDAEERATLRRDKIGFVFQGFNLLSRMSAQDNVAMPLSYARVPPAERRQRAAEALTAVGLGERMRHRPSELSGGQQQRVAIARALIHRPAILMADEPTGALDTRTGQEILALFERLRGEGHTIILITHDAEVAAHADRTCVMRDGELHDGEPHAESAA